The DNA region TTTATCTTATACCAAGGCATGACAGTAGACGAAGCCATAAATACTATTCGCGCAAAAAGACCTACGATCCATCTTGATCCTGATCAATATGAAGCCTTGCAGAAATGCTCCCAAACAAAAATCCCTCAGTAACTGAGGGATTTTTGTTTTTTATGACTTACAAGTTAAAACTACCACGTAACTTACCGATATAAGGGATTTCCCAAAACTCACCTTGGAGACATTTGACGAGAGCGATAATATCCACAACAAAGAGCAAGATTGCTAATGCCCAGCCAACAAGTGGAATCCAGAAAACAAACGAACCAACAAGTCCAGCAATAAATACCATGAGACCTTGTTTTGCGTGCTCATAGGCATACTTAGAGTCCTTTTTGAGCAAAAGCGGCACAAAGACTAGGATGCCGACATAAGATAATGCCGCAACAAGCTTATTGTCCTCAATATCTTTTGAATCAAAGTGCATAACAGGGGTAGCCATCTTTGGTGGCTCGGTGTGACCTTGAGAATGTTGTTGGTTCTCGGTGTTTTGGGTATTTTGTTCCATATAGCTATAGCATTACTGATAAATGATCTTTTGACAACTAGTAGCCTACGGGATTGCCCGAATAACCTCTTAAGAGGTCTTCTTTCTTGGGATTTTCTACGATAGCGCATTCTGTTGTCACAAACATTGAGGCTGCAGAAACAGCGTTTTGCAGCGCTGAACGCGTAACCTTGGTTGGGTCGATAATCCCCTCCTTTACCATATCAACGTACTGATCTGTCTCGGCATTATATCCCATAGCGCTCTCGAGTTTTTTTACCTCTTCGACAATCACTGCACCGTCTTTGCCAGCATTTTGAGCGATCATACGTAAGGGTTCTTCAATCGCTCGTTTTATCAAACGTAATCCAACCATCTCATCTTCTTGCAACGTTAAAGAATCTAACGCGGTTGCTGCACGCAATAGCGCTGTTCCACCTCCTGGTACAATACCTTCTTCGATGGCCGCTTTTGTTGCGGCGATTGCATCTTCGATACGATGTTTTTTCTCTTTCATCTCGACCTCGGTAGCAGCTCCAACTCTCATAACACCGACACCTCCAACAAGTTTAGCGATACGCACCTGCAAAGCATCTTTATCAAACGAAGAGTCTGTTGCTTCTGCTTGTTTGCGTAGTTGTTGTACGCGTGTCTCGATTGCTTCTTTGGCGCCTTTGCCGTCAATAATCACGGTCGTATCTTTTGTTGAAAGGACTTTCTTTGCGCTGCCAAAATGTCCAAGCTCAATAGATTCAAACGTGTTTCCGAGCTCTTCGCTGATAAGCGTTGCTCCCGTCAAAATAGCAATGTCCTGCAAAAGATCCTTGCGGCGATCACCAAATCCAGGAGCCTTGATAACAAGCGCATGAAAAATGCCACGTATTCTATTTAAGACAATGGTTGATAGAACGTCTGCATCAATATCATCAGCGATAATGATGAGTTCTTTTTGCCCTGCCTTCATAATAAGCTCAAGCGAAGGTAATAGCTCCTGAAAGTTATGTATTTTTTTGTCCGTAACCAAAATCGCTGGCTCGCTTAACTCAGCCTCCATCCGCTCTTGATTGGTTACCATATAAGGTGACGCATAGCCTCGATCAATACGCATCCCTTTTACCACGTCTTTTGTAAGACCAAAGCTTTGACCTTCTTCGACCGTAATTACCCCGTCTTGGCCCATTTCTTTAACCATTTCTGCAATCATCTTGCCGATTTCAGGGTCATTTGCAGAAATAGATGCCACTGCCTCAATCATCTCACCTTGCACTGGTTGAGAGACATACTCGAGCAACTCAGCAATGAGCGCTTCTGCCGCTTTTTCCATTCCGCGTTTAATCGCTAAAGGACTTGTTCCTGCGGTAACATTTTTTAGCCCTTCGGCAATCATAGCTTGTGCTAAAACGGTTGCTGTTGTAGTACCGTCACCTGCCACATCGTTCGTGCGCGAAGCAACTTCTTTTACAAGCTCTGCGCCCATATTCTCTAGCTTGTCTTCGAGCTCGATTTCTTTTGCTACCGTCACTCCGTCTTTTGTGATCGTTGGTGAACCAAATGATCCTTCGATAATCACATTACGACCTTTTGGACCAAGTGTGACCTTGACGGCATTTGCAAGCTGATCAACACCACGTTTTAAGCCTTGGCGGGCATCTTCGTTAAAGGTAATACGTTTACTCATATTATGTATTGATAATCGCTAAAATATCTGCCTCAGAAACAACGAGATATTCCTGTTTATCTAATGTTAGTTCGTGTGAAGCGTATTTCTTAAAAAGGACTACATCACCAATTTTTAGCGAGACTGGTACTCTCTTACCATCTTCGAGAAGACGACCCGGACCAACCGCGATCACGGTGCCTTGTTCGGTAGGTGTTTGTTTCTCCGTATCAGCAAGCAAAAAACCGGAGGCTGTCTGTGTTTCTTTTGGGGATGGGGTCAAAACAACGCCATCATGAAGTGGGTGTATATTCATAGGTAAATACAACGATAAGACTCAATAAAGCGAACCCTGGCCAATAGCTCCAGAGATAGTGATCTAATACCACAATCGGACATAGCGCAACTATCAGACTCATAACTGCTGGTCGTGTTGTTGGATAGCGTTTTATCTTATCAAGTAACATCGACAACCACTGAACGAATACGTAGAGCAGGGTGATAAAACCAACAATTCCTGTCTCTATGAGTATTACAATTGGCACAATATGCGGAATAACTGGCTTTAGCTCTTGCTCGATAAGCGCAGGTAAAAGCGCCCCTTGTCCCGTACCAAGTAATGGCCGTTGTTTAATCATAGGCCAGGCCTGTTTTAGCGCAAGGACACGTTCGCTAACAGATTTTTGCTCCGCAAACTGACCACTCCCTGAAGAAATTGGTCGCACAAGCAATGGAAAAATGGCCAGTGTCAGGATAAATGGAATAAGTATCCAATGAGCATGAAAATGATCAGTTGAGTGTTTACGCAAGCGATCTTTTCGTAAAAGCACTTCATGGGCTAGTAACCCGCCAAATAAAGACAACCATGCAGAACGTGAAGCGGTAAACCCAAGCGCAATGACTAATAGTGGCACAACATAAAAGAGCACTTTTTGCATTCTTCTGTTGTAGGAACCCCATGCTATCGCAACAAATAATAAACTTACGGCAAGATACCCACCAAATATATTTGGGTGGGGAAATCCGCCATATATTCTTAAATAACGTATCCCCTCACTTAAGATAACCGCCGTCCCTTGTGACTGCGGATTTAATAACGCTAATCCCAGCCACTTACTTGGTAGGCTCCATTGAAAAATCCATTGTGCTAACCCAATAAGTGCATGCGGAACAAGCGCTATCGCAAACCAAAATGACATTTTTTCAATAGCGATCTGTTCGCGTCTCAATACCCAAATACTTAACGCGGCAATTGCAAATATCCATAACCAGGCGATACTCGCACGTTGAGAGAATGAAAAAAGCGCTGGTAATACTATCCCTATAATAACCAATAATTCAGTTTTTTTGGGTACTCTCAATGTTAGTGGTTTTTGCTTTATTGAAAGAAAGGTTAAAAGCACGATCAAAAACCAGGATGCATAGACAGAAAACCTTCCTTGCTCCCAAGGATACCCCGCCAAAGCACCCGCATCATAAAACCATCTCGTCTGCCAAGGTAAGGCGAGAAAATAGCCAATAATTACCCATTCTTTAAACCTCATAGCGTTTGCAAAGCTGTCGATATCGATCACGAAATTCTGCGCGACGATCATCTACATGAAATTTTAGTATGTGATCATTCGCAACAACTGCCGTACCCTGCCCAAGTTGAGAACGGATTTCTTTGGCAAACTTCCACTCTGAAAGCCTGCGTGAAAGCGACTCAATAAAGCGAAATGTCGGTAGACGAAATATAGACATGCTGTTTTTCTGCCCAGCTAAAAGCATCCAGGGTTGTGCAAGTGGATATCTCGTACGTAGTTTAGCGTTTTGATTCCAGAGCTCTACACCTATCCCGTCATCAAGTAGTGGTAGCAATGACAAAAACCAATGCTGCAAATAGACATCCTGCTCTATGCTAAGTGACGAGAGGTCGAGAGCACGCTCATCAACAAAAAACGTTAAACAAACTGGGTCATGTTTTGCCGTCTCAACACGCCAACGTAATACCATCAAAAACACCGTTGCAAAAAAACGTGTCTGCCAAGCGGTATGTTGTTTACATACAATAAAAAGATCGATATCACTTTCTTCGGTTGTGTGCGCGAGAGCAAGCGTATTACAAACGTAAACGCCTTTTACCCCAGCTAAATGATAAAGCAGCTTGGTAAATCGTTTTGCTCGACGAATTTTACGTGGGAACAATGCTTCTCGTTGTCGATGCTCTTCTATCAAGCTTTCTGAACCAGGAAAAACAAAACGACCTTTTTGATAGAGAATGACGCCTTCTGCCACAAGAGCGTCTATCGCATGTTCTGTATCTTCGTGTAGCAATGTTCTATCGCTTGTTTCTGCATGCGTAACAAGTTCAAATTTTGTTGCAGGATACGCAAGAGAAGCAAAAAAACACTGAGCACGAAGGATAGCAGCTCGTGCTTCTTGCATACTAGGATTCGACAACAGAACCACCAAAGGCCTGCAAAATATTCCCAACCATGTCTGGCGCACCGCCTTGAGCGGCTGCGACATCAGCGGCAACGATGCCTTCGATCATAAGTTGATCATTCTTTAAAACAGCGCGTGCTGCTTCTTGGATAATCCCACGGTTCTTTCCGTCACCGATTAAGCGGTCCATATGAAAAGGATATTGAAACTTAATAATCACGTTTAACCCTTCGACCGCATATGGTGAGGCTGTTTTTAAAATAAAAGGCAAAGAATGATTCTTTTCGTCTACAACACGGATAATCTCTAGCCATTGTGAACGCACCATCGCCAATGAGACAGCAGGTGCTTCGCTTTCTGTTTGTACGCTTTTCTTCTCTTCTTGTTGTATAGGTTCTGAAATGGTTTCAATAGGCTCTGCAGACTGCTCTACTACTTCTATAACCTTCTCTTCCGTACTAATAGGCTTTACCTCCTCTTGTGGCTTATCTTTCATGACTTTAGGAATAGGTGCCGTTTTTGTTGGTGCCTCTGGTGTTTTGGTGTTTTGCGGAGTTGTGTTTGTTGTTGGTGAGAGGAGACTCAATCCAACGAGTTGCACAGCAAAAACAGGATCCATGCCCATTTTTACATCACGTCGACGCTCAAATAAGGATAAAGCGATATTATGCAATTCGCTCGGTGTAAAGCATTGCAAGCACTCCATAAGTAACTTTTCTGCGGCTGATCCAGATCTAAATTGCTCTGCTTTTGTTGGAAGTGCGTCCGCTGCTAATAAATCTTCGACACATTGGATAAGATCATCAAATAACGGCGTAAATGGCACGCCTTCATCTGCAAAGCGCTCTACAAGATTCCAGCTATCACCGAAGTGTCGCTTACCCCATGCGACCATAAGTTCTGCGGCTTTTTCTTGCTGACCCACAGGTATAACCAATCCGACGGTTGCCTCGGTGATATGCGAATCACCTAAGCCACCCACTTGGCCAAGTAGCGTTTCCGCATCTCGGACACAGCCATCGGCTTTTTTGAGCAAGATACGTATTGCGCCGTCATCTATCGTCCAGTTTTCTGCCTTTGCTAAATCGAGTAAACGCGCTCGCATATTTTCATCATCAATACGACGAAAAGCAAATTGTTGACTACGTGAGAGAATGGTAGCCGGGACCTTATGCCATTCTGTTGTTGCAAGAATAAAAAACGCGTATTCTGGAGGTTCTTCGAGCGTTTTTAATAAGGCATTCCAAGCTGCCGTAGAAAGCATGTGAGCCTCGTCTAAAATATAGACTTTTCTGTGCCCAGAGGCTGGAGCAAAACGTACGTGTTCGATAATGGCTTCACGAACAGCATCAACACCATTATTGGTAGCTGCATCCAACTCGATCGCATCAAAAGAGCGGTTATCTTGTGTATTTTTGCAGGACTCACAAACCGTACAAGGCTCCCCTTCTGTCAGATTTTTGCAATTTAATGCCTTGGCTAAAATACGGGCTGTCGTTGTCTTACCAACACCACGCGGTCCAGAAAACAGAAAAACGTGGCCTAAACGCCCTGTAGCAAGCTCTTTTCGGAGCGTTTCTGTAATATGTTGTTGTCCGGTTACGTCCGCAAAACGCTGTGGTCGGTATATCTGGCTAAGTGACGGCATAGGCCTACATAATGCCCTCTCGGTACCCAACGAGCAAGCAAGCCCTCACCCTCCTGAATAACAGGTTTACTCCCATGAAGTTTCTGCTTTTTTCATGATATGCTCAACTGCTGCCCACTTTGATGGAGCGTTTTTTGGCACAAGAATAACAACCTCATCGCCCGGTTTCGCCTTATGAAAAGATACGGCCGCCGGAAGAATGCGATGTGTATGCCCGTCTGCGAGAACCTTATAATCTGTACTCATATCACCCATTACCAAGGTACCGATAATACGACGTCTCTCAATCGGACCTCTTTGTTTAAAAATAAAGCGCCCAGAATCAGAAATTGTCACTCGCATCAAATCCCCTTCTACAAGCTTTGATTTAGACGCGTAATTTGGTGGTACCGGATATGGATTACCGTCTTCTCCCACCATATTTTCTCCATCAAAAACTCCATCAATCGACTTACCTTCAAAAGAGATTTCAAATTCTTTGGCTTCTGCGAGGAGCTTTTCTACATCAGCTGCTTCGGCGCGACTTTCGAGCAATCGTTCGAGTGTATCGATCTGTTCTTTCACTGAACGAATGACACGCTGTGCGAGAGCGAGCTTTGTTTCGATAGCTGACATACCTTTTGGTTCATCAGAAGATACCTCGGTATCAGAAAAAACGTCTTCTTGTTTTTCTTCTATTGATGTTGATTGTTCATCTTCGGGCAATTGAAATGGTGTTGGCATATTTTTATGGGTTATTATTCTTTGACAATAGTATATCAGAGAAAGTTCTCGTCATCAGCAATAAGCGATAATTCGCGACGCTGGGCAATCTCTGCCTCAACAAGAGCACGCTTACGACCAAACTTATAACGTGACAGTTCTTTAATCATCTTCGCAAGCTCATCCGTCTTTGGTCGTGGCGCAAAAAGTGGTCCAAAATTAAATGGCTTAGACGCTTGGTTATTAATTAGAATCTTGGCATTAAATGTAAAGGCCTCAACATTGACCAAGTCGTATTCTGACAACGTTGGTGCAAATTCTTTTGCTAAGAATTCTGCATCTTCTACACCGACACGATTTACAAATATCGAACCCACATTACCAAAAATAGCATCTCTAATTGAGTTATCTCCTTTATTTTCTAACTGACCAATAAATTGATGAGCAATAATGAGATCGAGACCATATTTACGAGCCTCAGAAAGGATGGCCGAAATTGAGTCAGTTAAGAAGTTTTGAAACTCATCGATATAGAGATAAAAATCATTGCGATCTTTTGCCTCCATATCAGCACGTGCAAGAGCTGCCATCAAGATTTTACCAACGAGTACCATACCAATAAGATAGGCATTTAAATCACCAATCTTACCTTTTGATAACTTGAGCAAGAGAATCTTTTTGCCATCCATGACTTCGCGAACATTAAAGGCGCTTTTTTGCTGACCAATAATAGGCCGCATATAATCGTTATAGATAAACGGCGTAAGCTTAGAAGTGATATATGGCACCATATTGGCCAACGATGCTTCTCCACCCGCTTTAAGCGCTTCTTTTGTCCAAAAATCTTTTACGTCCTGCGACTTACACTTAGATAATTTGTAATTACGGTATTCTTCATCAGCAAGGACCTTTGGGATTTCCATCAAGGTAGAACCAGATTCTGGATCCTCCATTAAGAGTAGGATTGCATTACGCATATAAAGCTCAAACATTGGACCACCCGTGGATTTAAGATCGTAGAGCTTATCAAAGATCTTTAACATTTCGTTGATCACAAAGGTTTTTTGCTCTGGTTTTGCTGGATCAAACTCCAACATATTAAGCCCCATTGGACGCTCAAAATCAGCAGGGTCAAAGAAAATAACATCTTCTGCGCGCTCTTTTGGTACAAATTGCAAAGCATCATCTGCAAAATCACCATGCGGATCGATAACACAAACACCTCTGCCTTCTACGATATCTTGCTGCACCATCGCTTTCATCATTTCGGTTTTACCGGAACCAGACTTACCAATGATATACATGTGACGTCGACGATCTTCGTGTTTTACACGAATATCATAACGATGACCTCGGTATTCTGAATGACCCATCAAGATTCCTTCGGTTGGTAGGTTAGATGGCGGTAAGGTCTTACGTGATAATAGCCAGTTGATTTTTGGCGTCTCCGTAGAAGCGAGTGGCAAATGAAACACTGTTGCCATCTCTTCGGTATTCATCACCATTCTAAAATTTTCTTCAAATGAACGATAGATAAAATCACGAATCACGCGCTGTTGGCGACTTGGCATTTGATGTTTAAAGCCATTTCCGTACTCATAGATATTAAATTGACCATATGATCCAAGAATATCGTTTAAATACCTCTGAGCTGACTCTGGTGTTTTTGCAGAGACAATAATACGGACATTTACATCTAAACCAGCTTTTGCGGCCTTTTCTTCTAGACCTTTGGCCATTTCTTGATCAAGTGCAGAGAGCTGATCACGAGGCTTTTCTTTATCATCTTTTGATTTTAATGATTTGCCTACCTCGCTACCGATCGAAGAAAAAAGACTTTTGTTTTGCAATTCACTCATCTTCTTGCCATTTTGCAAACCACGCGCAATGCGCAAACCCTCAGAACGCCAAAACTTTGGCGCACTCCGTACAATGTATTGAATAGCAGCGCCGTCGGTATCATCAATTTTAGAAAGCGAATTGGTTAATCCATTCATCGAATCAGAATCAAGCTTTCGATACGTTTTGATCGGAAAAAAGTTTTCACGACGAAAGGCAAGATAACTCCCTAAAATAACACCTCGCGGAGAGAAAAGGTTGTAGTCAGGGACTTCGTCAACCTGTGCGTTTGGGTATTGTGCAAGAATTTGTTGCTCAACAAATGTTACTTGAGAGGCTGGCGCTGTTACGTAAAAAGAGATTTTTGCTTGATGCGCGACAATCTCAAATGAGAACACATCGTCTCTTCCAAAGAGCCACGCTTTAAAGCCTTTTTGTGCCTTTAATGCACCAATGGTGGCAAAAACGGTCTCCATCGCACCAATCGATTCTTGGATCTGCGATTGAGATGCGTCTTGTTTTGAATCATCTGCGCTTAAGTTTTTTGGTACACGCACCATGAGTACCTTGGTGTTAAAAGCGCTTTCTGCCGCCTTGCTATTACGTAAAAATAATCGAGCGATGTTTAAACCAATAATAACAAATAAAATTAACCCTAAAACACCAATAACAAGCCAAGTGATAGGACTGCTGATAACGGTAGAAATATCAAAAACCTGCAAAGCCGAATTCGCAGGCACTGACGTGTCTTCTATGGTAATTTGAAACAAAGAGAGAAAGAGCATGGGTATTAGTTGTTAAAGCTTTGGTGCGGCGTCCTCACGACGCACACGATCTAGCTCGGTGATACGATCTGTTTTGATTTTTACTTCTTGTTCGAGGAAAAATTTATTCACTCCCGGTATCGTGAGCAACCATTCTTTCAAAAGACGAAAAACGTCTTTTGTTTTTACGTGCATGTGACGGACCATATTTGCAATGATCGTTGTTACTTCGCGACCCTTTTTTACAAAACGATCTTTTGCTTTAGGTTCCATTGTTTCAACAAAAGGACCAAGTCCATCTTCGAGGATCTTTTCTACCTCTATATAGACCTCGTCTTTTACCATTTCCGTCTCAACTTGCTCAGTGGTTGATTCTGACACCACAGTTGCCGTGCCGGCATCATCTGAAGTTGAATGATCTTCTGCGTGTGTAACCACCTCCTGTTCTGCCGTATTTTCTAAAAATTCATCTTTTTTGAGTTGTTCGATTGCTAGGCGATCTGCTTGACCGGGAGTCATTGTTTCACCATCTTCAAATGAATACCCATGATCAAGGGTAGGCGCTTCTGCAGGGGTCTCGGATACAAATACTGGTGCCGGTGATTCTGGCACTGGCATTGCTGTGGACTCAACGACTGGTTGCTCTGGTGAGGTAGCTTCGCTTACGACGTCCTTACCTCCTTCAAAACCATCTAAAAAGCCTCCGTTTGACATAGCAACAGTATACCACGACAAACAAAATCCCCCGATATCTCACGGGGGATGCTTTTATAACCGCTCTAACTCATACCCATCTTTGCCATCATTCATCTTCCAGCCTGCCTCGGCGAGGGTGTCGCGGAGCTCATCTGCCTTGGCAAAGTCCTTATCAAGCTTTGCTTGCCAGCGTTGATCTGCGATCTGTATGACTTCTTTAGGTGTTTCTTCCGTTTTACCGATCCAGTCGGCAAGGCCTAGGCCAAAAACTTCATCCATCTCAATAATCGTTGCCCCTTTATTTACTGGTGAGAGATCAGAGCGTAAAACTTCGTGTAATACAGCGAGAGCCTTTGGGATATTTAAATCTGCTTCAAGAGCAATTTTCATATCTACAAGATACCCTTGGTTAGCCTTACCATCGCGTGCAAGCCACTTCATTTCCTGACGGAGTTTTTTTAGCGTATTTTGCGCTGAGGTAAGCGCATCCCACGAAAAGTTTAGTTTTTGACGATAATTCGCGCTCAAGAAATAGAGTCTTAGGGCAAGCGGATCAAAACCACGTTCGATAACTTCAGGCAAAACATAAA from Candidatus Nomurabacteria bacterium includes:
- a CDS encoding DUF4870 domain-containing protein; protein product: MEQNTQNTENQQHSQGHTEPPKMATPVMHFDSKDIEDNKLVAALSYVGILVFVPLLLKKDSKYAYEHAKQGLMVFIAGLVGSFVFWIPLVGWALAILLFVVDIIALVKCLQGEFWEIPYIGKLRGSFNL
- the groL gene encoding chaperonin GroEL (60 kDa chaperone family; promotes refolding of misfolded polypeptides especially under stressful conditions; forms two stacked rings of heptamers to form a barrel-shaped 14mer; ends can be capped by GroES; misfolded proteins enter the barrel where they are refolded when GroES binds) — its product is MSKRITFNEDARQGLKRGVDQLANAVKVTLGPKGRNVIIEGSFGSPTITKDGVTVAKEIELEDKLENMGAELVKEVASRTNDVAGDGTTTATVLAQAMIAEGLKNVTAGTSPLAIKRGMEKAAEALIAELLEYVSQPVQGEMIEAVASISANDPEIGKMIAEMVKEMGQDGVITVEEGQSFGLTKDVVKGMRIDRGYASPYMVTNQERMEAELSEPAILVTDKKIHNFQELLPSLELIMKAGQKELIIIADDIDADVLSTIVLNRIRGIFHALVIKAPGFGDRRKDLLQDIAILTGATLISEELGNTFESIELGHFGSAKKVLSTKDTTVIIDGKGAKEAIETRVQQLRKQAEATDSSFDKDALQVRIAKLVGGVGVMRVGAATEVEMKEKKHRIEDAIAATKAAIEEGIVPGGGTALLRAATALDSLTLQEDEMVGLRLIKRAIEEPLRMIAQNAGKDGAVIVEEVKKLESAMGYNAETDQYVDMVKEGIIDPTKVTRSALQNAVSAASMFVTTECAIVENPKKEDLLRGYSGNPVGY
- a CDS encoding co-chaperone GroES, encoding MNIHPLHDGVVLTPSPKETQTASGFLLADTEKQTPTEQGTVIAVGPGRLLEDGKRVPVSLKIGDVVLFKKYASHELTLDKQEYLVVSEADILAIINT
- a CDS encoding O-antigen ligase family protein, with protein sequence MRFKEWVIIGYFLALPWQTRWFYDAGALAGYPWEQGRFSVYASWFLIVLLTFLSIKQKPLTLRVPKKTELLVIIGIVLPALFSFSQRASIAWLWIFAIAALSIWVLRREQIAIEKMSFWFAIALVPHALIGLAQWIFQWSLPSKWLGLALLNPQSQGTAVILSEGIRYLRIYGGFPHPNIFGGYLAVSLLFVAIAWGSYNRRMQKVLFYVVPLLVIALGFTASRSAWLSLFGGLLAHEVLLRKDRLRKHSTDHFHAHWILIPFILTLAIFPLLVRPISSGSGQFAEQKSVSERVLALKQAWPMIKQRPLLGTGQGALLPALIEQELKPVIPHIVPIVILIETGIVGFITLLYVFVQWLSMLLDKIKRYPTTRPAVMSLIVALCPIVVLDHYLWSYWPGFALLSLIVVFTYEYTPTS
- the dnaX gene encoding DNA polymerase III subunit gamma/tau codes for the protein MPSLSQIYRPQRFADVTGQQHITETLRKELATGRLGHVFLFSGPRGVGKTTTARILAKALNCKNLTEGEPCTVCESCKNTQDNRSFDAIELDAATNNGVDAVREAIIEHVRFAPASGHRKVYILDEAHMLSTAAWNALLKTLEEPPEYAFFILATTEWHKVPATILSRSQQFAFRRIDDENMRARLLDLAKAENWTIDDGAIRILLKKADGCVRDAETLLGQVGGLGDSHITEATVGLVIPVGQQEKAAELMVAWGKRHFGDSWNLVERFADEGVPFTPLFDDLIQCVEDLLAADALPTKAEQFRSGSAAEKLLMECLQCFTPSELHNIALSLFERRRDVKMGMDPVFAVQLVGLSLLSPTTNTTPQNTKTPEAPTKTAPIPKVMKDKPQEEVKPISTEEKVIEVVEQSAEPIETISEPIQQEEKKSVQTESEAPAVSLAMVRSQWLEIIRVVDEKNHSLPFILKTASPYAVEGLNVIIKFQYPFHMDRLIGDGKNRGIIQEAARAVLKNDQLMIEGIVAADVAAAQGGAPDMVGNILQAFGGSVVES
- a CDS encoding type IV secretion system DNA-binding domain-containing protein codes for the protein MLFLSLFQITIEDTSVPANSALQVFDISTVISSPITWLVIGVLGLILFVIIGLNIARLFLRNSKAAESAFNTKVLMVRVPKNLSADDSKQDASQSQIQESIGAMETVFATIGALKAQKGFKAWLFGRDDVFSFEIVAHQAKISFYVTAPASQVTFVEQQILAQYPNAQVDEVPDYNLFSPRGVILGSYLAFRRENFFPIKTYRKLDSDSMNGLTNSLSKIDDTDGAAIQYIVRSAPKFWRSEGLRIARGLQNGKKMSELQNKSLFSSIGSEVGKSLKSKDDKEKPRDQLSALDQEMAKGLEEKAAKAGLDVNVRIIVSAKTPESAQRYLNDILGSYGQFNIYEYGNGFKHQMPSRQQRVIRDFIYRSFEENFRMVMNTEEMATVFHLPLASTETPKINWLLSRKTLPPSNLPTEGILMGHSEYRGHRYDIRVKHEDRRRHMYIIGKSGSGKTEMMKAMVQQDIVEGRGVCVIDPHGDFADDALQFVPKERAEDVIFFDPADFERPMGLNMLEFDPAKPEQKTFVINEMLKIFDKLYDLKSTGGPMFELYMRNAILLLMEDPESGSTLMEIPKVLADEEYRNYKLSKCKSQDVKDFWTKEALKAGGEASLANMVPYITSKLTPFIYNDYMRPIIGQQKSAFNVREVMDGKKILLLKLSKGKIGDLNAYLIGMVLVGKILMAALARADMEAKDRNDFYLYIDEFQNFLTDSISAILSEARKYGLDLIIAHQFIGQLENKGDNSIRDAIFGNVGSIFVNRVGVEDAEFLAKEFAPTLSEYDLVNVEAFTFNAKILINNQASKPFNFGPLFAPRPKTDELAKMIKELSRYKFGRKRALVEAEIAQRRELSLIADDENFL